From the genome of Deinococcus sp. JMULE3, one region includes:
- a CDS encoding diguanylate cyclase, with amino-acid sequence MPHRTHIQDPPLHDQVGRLYFRAVLPAVTLALAFSGEWRGSPVLLVLTLIAALGALVHLLLPERPRDVFRYGFVGVVLAFLLLVALAGPQQTLRGTPATLSVALLFTPATLMAWTLLFADRPRTALTLNAVLTTVMTLLVWRWQTQGLQPGPLLNLPLLVAVISATAVYYALTFTQMNARYHAGERDRLRDPLTGLLNRRALNERPPDPDGDLAVAVLDIDHFKRVNDTHGHVAGDRVLRAVADVMQDTLAGHGEAYRWGGEEFVLLLPDPGDAPALVEAVRREIAARHFTGGQRVTLSAGLTRLSAGEDLTLAFERADAALRAAKDAGRDRVVLAPPAPPLDRRAAGR; translated from the coding sequence ATGCCACACCGCACCCACATCCAGGACCCCCCACTGCATGATCAGGTGGGTCGGTTGTACTTCCGCGCGGTACTGCCCGCCGTGACCCTGGCGCTGGCATTCAGTGGCGAGTGGCGCGGCAGCCCGGTCCTGCTGGTCCTGACCCTGATCGCGGCCCTGGGCGCCCTGGTGCACCTGCTGCTTCCCGAACGGCCGCGCGACGTCTTCCGGTACGGGTTCGTGGGCGTGGTCCTCGCGTTCCTGCTGCTGGTGGCCCTGGCCGGACCGCAGCAGACCCTGCGCGGCACGCCCGCCACCCTGTCGGTCGCGCTGCTGTTCACGCCCGCCACCCTGATGGCCTGGACGCTGCTGTTCGCGGACCGCCCCCGCACCGCGCTGACGCTGAACGCCGTCCTGACCACCGTCATGACGCTGCTGGTGTGGCGCTGGCAGACGCAGGGCCTGCAGCCGGGGCCGCTGCTGAACCTGCCGCTGCTCGTGGCGGTGATCAGCGCGACCGCCGTGTACTACGCCCTGACGTTCACGCAGATGAACGCCCGCTACCACGCGGGCGAACGAGACCGTCTGCGCGACCCGCTGACCGGACTGCTGAACCGCCGCGCGCTGAACGAACGCCCGCCCGACCCGGACGGGGACCTGGCGGTGGCGGTGCTGGACATCGATCACTTCAAACGCGTGAACGACACGCACGGTCACGTCGCCGGGGACCGCGTGCTGCGCGCCGTGGCGGACGTCATGCAGGACACCCTGGCCGGGCACGGCGAGGCGTACCGCTGGGGCGGCGAGGAATTCGTGCTGCTGCTCCCCGACCCCGGCGACGCCCCCGCGCTGGTCGAGGCGGTCCGGCGCGAGATCGCCGCGCGGCACTTCACGGGCGGGCAGCGCGTCACCCTCAGTGCCGGATTGACCCGCCTGAGCGCCGGGGAGGACCTCACGCTGGCCTTCGAGCGGGCCGACGCGGCCCTGCGCGCCGCGAAGGACGCCGGACGGGACCGCGTGGTGCTCGCCCCACCCGCCCCCCCACTTGACAGGCGCGCCGCTGGCCGTTAA
- a CDS encoding serine hydrolase produces MFHDPWRAALRDLSSVLGRDLSARDLSAQRALLRAALAQGGVVGAARGDARAVRGVGGVPPGGVSELASVSKPFTAALAGVLVARGALDWHAPLAALGGPLRGVPRHVTAWTLATHTAGVPLHPARVGVTTFTHFHDPYGPMSPEDVVGSVRRWARPTGRFQYSNLGVGLLGLAAAWAAGEAFSADGYARALRREVTGPLGLNVTARAPAGVIRPGGSLLTGAQLTGFGPLVGAGGLFGSADDLLTFGQAHLNGQPGGRLGGAWLDARRVPGLPPGVDGVTPGWFARTGRRWHDGVARGTRTGLGVNLNSGAVVVVLARGGVPLLGPRSAVPLLLHTLLGA; encoded by the coding sequence ATGTTCCACGACCCGTGGCGGGCGGCGCTGCGCGACCTCAGCAGCGTGCTGGGCCGCGACCTGTCGGCGCGTGACCTGTCGGCGCAGCGGGCGCTGCTGCGCGCCGCGCTGGCGCAGGGAGGCGTGGTCGGGGCGGCGCGTGGGGACGCGCGGGCCGTGCGGGGCGTGGGCGGGGTGCCGCCGGGCGGCGTGTCGGAACTGGCGAGTGTCAGCAAGCCGTTCACGGCGGCGCTGGCCGGGGTGCTGGTCGCACGCGGGGCGCTGGACTGGCACGCGCCCCTCGCGGCGCTGGGGGGACCGCTGCGGGGCGTGCCGCGCCACGTGACCGCGTGGACCCTGGCGACGCACACGGCGGGCGTGCCGCTGCACCCGGCGCGGGTGGGCGTGACGACGTTCACGCACTTCCACGACCCGTACGGCCCGATGAGCCCAGAGGACGTGGTGGGCAGCGTGCGGCGCTGGGCGCGGCCCACGGGCCGCTTTCAGTACTCGAACCTCGGCGTGGGCCTGCTGGGGCTGGCGGCGGCGTGGGCGGCCGGGGAGGCGTTCAGCGCGGACGGGTACGCGCGGGCGCTGCGGCGCGAGGTGACCGGCCCGCTGGGCCTGAACGTCACGGCGCGCGCCCCGGCGGGCGTGATCCGTCCCGGCGGAAGCCTCCTGACGGGCGCGCAGCTGACGGGGTTCGGGCCGCTGGTGGGGGCGGGTGGGCTGTTCGGGTCGGCGGATGACCTGCTGACGTTCGGGCAGGCGCACCTGAACGGGCAACCGGGCGGGAGGCTGGGGGGCGCGTGGCTGGACGCGCGGCGCGTGCCGGGCCTCCCGCCGGGCGTGGACGGCGTGACCCCCGGCTGGTTCGCTCGGACGGGGCGGCGCTGGCATGACGGCGTGGCGCGCGGCACCCGCACCGGCCTGGGCGTGAACCTGAATTCCGGCGCGGTGGTCGTGGTCCTGGCGCGCGGCGGCGTGCCCCTGCTCGGCCCGCGCAGCGCGGTCCCGCTGCTGCTGCACACGCTGCTGGGCGCGTGA